One Rossellomorea aquimaris DNA window includes the following coding sequences:
- the lgt gene encoding prolipoprotein diacylglyceryl transferase: MNENITPIDPIAISLGPVQVHWYGVIIGLGIALGLYLVIRESKRLGLHPDTFIDLLVWAIPIAIICARAYYVIFEWDNYYADHPGDIIKVWNGGIAIHGALIGSVLTTIVFAKLKGLSFWKLVDIAAPSIILGQAIGRWGNFVNQEAHGGEVSRAFLENLMLPDFIINQMYINGVYYHPTFLYESLWSFAGLILLLVLRRKASSLRRGELFLTYVIWYSIGRFFVEGLRTDSLMMGSLRFAQVISIVLIIAAIGVFFYRRKAGLAKKAYDEKTDSVNA, translated from the coding sequence ATGAACGAGAACATTACGCCAATCGATCCCATTGCCATTTCACTCGGTCCGGTCCAAGTACATTGGTACGGTGTCATCATCGGACTTGGGATCGCATTAGGACTCTATTTAGTCATTCGTGAGAGCAAAAGATTGGGTCTTCATCCCGATACATTCATCGATTTGCTCGTTTGGGCGATACCCATCGCAATCATTTGTGCCCGCGCTTATTATGTCATCTTTGAGTGGGACAATTATTATGCCGATCACCCCGGGGACATCATTAAAGTGTGGAATGGCGGAATCGCCATTCATGGTGCGTTAATCGGTTCTGTCCTTACTACGATTGTGTTTGCTAAATTAAAAGGGCTGTCTTTCTGGAAGCTCGTTGATATTGCCGCACCGAGCATTATTTTAGGTCAGGCAATCGGTCGCTGGGGTAACTTTGTAAACCAGGAGGCCCATGGTGGAGAAGTGTCCCGTGCGTTTCTTGAAAACCTGATGCTTCCTGATTTCATCATTAATCAAATGTATATTAATGGAGTGTACTATCACCCTACATTCCTGTACGAATCTCTTTGGAGTTTTGCAGGATTGATTCTTCTTCTTGTACTGAGAAGAAAAGCAAGCAGTCTTCGTCGTGGAGAACTGTTCTTAACATACGTGATTTGGTATTCCATCGGTCGATTCTTTGTAGAAGGATTGAGAACAGACAGTCTGATGATGGGGTCTTTACGATTCGCTCAAGTCATTTCCATTGTCCTTATCATTGCAGCAATCGGTGTATTCTTTTACAGAAGAAAAGCCGGTCTTGCGAAGAAGGCATACGATGAAAAGACGGATAGCGTAAACGCGTAA
- the hprK gene encoding HPr(Ser) kinase/phosphatase, translating to MAKVRTKDIVEKFKLELVGGEEGLHRPITTSDISRPGLEMAGYFNYYPAERIQLLGKTELSFLELLDEAERKRRMEALCTDITPGIIISRDLEIPPELVEASNRYDVPVMRSSMKTTRFSSRLTNYLESKLAPTTAIHGVLVDIYGVGVLITGKSGVGKSETALELVKRGHRLVADDCVEIRQEDMDTLIGSSPELIEHLLEIRGLGIINVMTLFGAGAVRSHKRITLCINLELWDKTKQYDRLGLEEETMKIIDTDITKYTVPVRPGRNLAVIIEVAAMNFRLKRMGVNAAEQFTNRLSDVIEDGENEDI from the coding sequence GTGGCAAAGGTCCGCACAAAAGATATTGTCGAGAAGTTTAAATTAGAGCTTGTCGGTGGAGAAGAAGGTTTACATAGACCGATCACAACGAGTGACATTTCCCGTCCAGGCTTGGAGATGGCCGGTTATTTCAACTACTATCCTGCAGAAAGGATACAATTATTAGGGAAAACCGAGTTGTCTTTTCTGGAGCTATTAGATGAAGCAGAACGCAAGCGCAGAATGGAAGCTCTCTGTACAGATATAACGCCTGGTATCATCATTTCCAGAGACCTGGAGATTCCGCCTGAGCTAGTGGAAGCATCGAATCGTTATGATGTTCCTGTGATGCGTTCTTCGATGAAAACAACACGATTCTCTTCGAGGCTGACAAACTATCTGGAGAGTAAGCTTGCCCCAACAACGGCAATCCATGGTGTACTGGTGGATATTTATGGAGTCGGAGTGTTGATCACAGGGAAAAGCGGTGTTGGTAAAAGTGAAACCGCACTTGAACTAGTGAAAAGAGGTCATCGCCTTGTAGCAGATGATTGTGTCGAGATTCGCCAGGAAGACATGGATACGCTAATAGGCAGTTCTCCTGAATTGATTGAACATCTGTTGGAAATCCGCGGTTTGGGGATCATCAATGTCATGACGTTATTTGGTGCAGGAGCGGTCCGCAGCCATAAGCGCATCACACTTTGCATCAATCTTGAGCTATGGGATAAAACGAAACAGTACGACCGACTTGGACTGGAAGAAGAGACTATGAAAATTATCGATACGGATATTACAAAATACACCGTACCTGTTCGTCCCGGACGAAATCTCGCGGTTATCATCGAGGTGGCTGCCATGAACTTCCGTCTGAAACGTATGGGCGTAAATGCAGCAGAGCAATTTACAAACAGGTTGTCTGATGTGATTGAAGATGGAGAGAATGAAGATATCTAA
- a CDS encoding alpha/beta hydrolase has product MKFTSDVMKGYRDIDVPYTLISQGEEAEGIAILLPGLGYTVQAPLLHYSTGIYLHKGYDVLHINYQYTSADYEGFSIEEVDDALKHDVKEVINQVLQEKNYSSIHLVAKSFGTIALSNELTRESFHDARLIWLTPLLKEDEVFQAMLDSGQEGICIIGDADRHYEEARFNELRSNHRLQMHLIKGANHSLEHDFQVLDSISTHKEIMSNIKAFIEA; this is encoded by the coding sequence ATGAAATTCACATCGGATGTAATGAAGGGCTATCGGGATATCGATGTACCGTACACACTGATATCCCAAGGAGAAGAGGCAGAAGGAATCGCCATCCTCCTGCCAGGATTGGGATACACAGTGCAGGCACCATTGCTTCACTATTCAACGGGAATCTACTTACATAAAGGATATGATGTGCTCCATATTAACTATCAATATACCTCGGCCGACTATGAAGGATTTTCTATAGAAGAAGTAGATGATGCTTTAAAGCATGATGTGAAGGAAGTCATCAATCAGGTTTTACAAGAAAAAAACTACTCAAGTATTCACCTGGTGGCTAAGTCATTTGGTACCATCGCTTTAAGTAATGAATTAACAAGAGAGTCTTTTCACGATGCAAGGCTCATCTGGTTAACCCCCTTACTAAAAGAGGACGAGGTATTTCAAGCGATGCTGGATAGTGGGCAGGAGGGTATCTGTATTATTGGAGATGCGGATCGTCACTATGAAGAAGCTCGATTCAATGAATTAAGGTCTAATCACCGCCTGCAAATGCATCTAATAAAAGGGGCCAACCACAGCCTTGAACATGATTTTCAAGTCCTCGATTCCATATCTACTCATAAAGAGATCATGTCGAACATCAAAGCATTTATAGAAGCGTAG
- a CDS encoding phage holin family protein: MRWIIGILINAVIFIALAGFFEGFEVSGFGAAIGASFILSILNVLVKPILIILTLPVTILSLGLFLFVINAITLLLTDGLMGSSFELSGFGMAFLASIILSLANLVIQKTVMDPMKEK, from the coding sequence ATGAGATGGATTATTGGAATTTTAATCAATGCAGTAATCTTTATTGCATTGGCAGGATTTTTTGAAGGATTTGAAGTATCCGGGTTCGGGGCAGCAATTGGCGCCAGCTTTATTCTTTCGATACTGAATGTTCTGGTCAAACCGATTTTGATTATCCTGACTCTGCCGGTGACGATTTTATCTCTGGGGTTGTTCCTCTTCGTCATTAATGCCATTACGTTACTGTTAACGGATGGTCTGATGGGAAGCAGCTTTGAGTTATCAGGTTTTGGCATGGCTTTTCTGGCATCGATCATTTTGTCCCTTGCCAATCTGGTGATTCAAAAAACCGTGATGGATCCGATGAAGGAGAAGTAA
- a CDS encoding PspC domain-containing protein has translation MRKQLARSRSDRKLAGVIGGLSRYVGIDATILRVIFIILLIPTGFFPLVIVYGLLGFVLPNEEEAIK, from the coding sequence ATGAGAAAACAATTAGCACGATCAAGGTCTGACAGAAAGCTCGCCGGGGTGATTGGAGGTTTGTCCCGTTATGTAGGGATCGATGCAACGATTCTTAGGGTGATTTTTATCATCCTGCTCATTCCGACGGGATTCTTTCCTTTGGTCATCGTATACGGTTTATTGGGCTTCGTGCTACCAAATGAGGAGGAAGCCATCAAATAA
- a CDS encoding DUF4097 domain-containing protein, which yields MNEERKRILDMLENGTISAQEAVALLEALDQKPNTSNTSKAKEKDFLDEFVSIFQEGKKGEQEHSTHSGNPKDKLLDFMNTALNKIKNFDFDFQWNQSVELSHVYQQPNTDFEKIDIDVANGKVELIPWDGEEVRVECEAKVYRTEDHEEARKQFMENTSFAVDGDTLYYSTQLKWMKVDSKLYIPKHQYKRISVRLFNGGLKAGHLDVEDLRAKAANGKIHIDHLVAKKAEVETSNGAISILNVKAERVEAESINGKVHVEGDISISDVQSLNGNVVCALTGEKADTLHAKTVTGNIDLFVPENINISGEAKSNFGSFKLELQGIDVLEEKNEVVQKSIRFSRKTDSDDKLHLFAETKAGSVLIKKHEQKNVNKDNA from the coding sequence ATGAACGAAGAACGCAAACGCATTTTGGATATGTTGGAAAATGGGACGATTTCGGCACAGGAAGCAGTGGCATTATTGGAAGCACTCGATCAAAAGCCAAATACATCAAATACATCAAAGGCAAAGGAAAAGGATTTCCTTGATGAATTTGTGTCCATCTTTCAAGAGGGTAAAAAGGGTGAGCAGGAACACTCTACTCATTCGGGCAATCCGAAAGATAAGCTTCTAGATTTCATGAATACTGCGCTGAACAAGATTAAGAATTTTGACTTTGACTTTCAGTGGAATCAATCGGTGGAGCTGTCTCATGTGTATCAACAGCCCAATACGGATTTCGAGAAAATTGATATAGATGTGGCAAATGGAAAGGTGGAGCTGATCCCTTGGGATGGTGAAGAAGTCCGGGTTGAATGTGAAGCCAAGGTTTATCGTACGGAAGATCATGAAGAAGCGAGAAAGCAGTTCATGGAGAATACGTCCTTTGCTGTAGACGGGGATACACTGTATTACTCGACGCAATTAAAGTGGATGAAAGTGGACTCTAAACTCTACATTCCGAAGCATCAATATAAAAGGATTTCTGTCCGTTTATTTAATGGAGGATTAAAGGCAGGGCATTTAGATGTCGAGGATCTACGTGCCAAGGCTGCGAATGGAAAGATTCATATCGATCATCTGGTAGCCAAGAAAGCCGAAGTGGAAACATCCAATGGTGCAATTTCCATTTTGAACGTGAAAGCAGAACGTGTTGAAGCTGAGTCTATTAACGGCAAGGTCCATGTAGAAGGGGATATCTCAATTTCAGATGTGCAATCCCTGAACGGGAACGTCGTATGTGCCTTGACGGGGGAGAAAGCCGACACGCTCCACGCAAAGACGGTAACGGGCAACATCGATTTATTCGTGCCTGAAAACATCAACATTTCCGGAGAGGCAAAATCTAATTTCGGTAGTTTTAAGCTTGAGTTGCAGGGTATTGATGTACTAGAGGAAAAAAATGAAGTAGTCCAAAAGTCGATTCGTTTCAGTCGTAAAACCGATTCGGACGATAAGCTTCATCTTTTTGCGGAAACAAAAGCGGGATCTGTCCTCATAAAAAAGCATGAACAGAAGAATGTTAATAAGGACAACGCATAA
- a CDS encoding DUF4870 domain-containing protein, with translation METNKVLSALCYFSIFFAGFLFPLIVYFVSDNPYVKKDAKAAFLSHLLPVVAVPLVIAGLFLDMGVFASGAGLPIFTVIMIGLAILLSVVVVIWNVYKGIKVLL, from the coding sequence ATGGAGACCAATAAGGTATTATCAGCTCTATGCTATTTCAGTATATTTTTTGCAGGCTTCCTTTTTCCGCTTATCGTTTATTTTGTATCAGATAATCCTTATGTGAAAAAGGACGCTAAAGCAGCCTTTTTATCTCACTTATTACCGGTCGTTGCGGTTCCCCTTGTGATTGCAGGTTTATTTTTGGATATGGGGGTTTTCGCGAGTGGTGCGGGATTGCCGATATTCACCGTCATCATGATCGGTTTAGCCATATTACTTAGCGTTGTCGTTGTCATTTGGAATGTGTATAAAGGCATTAAAGTACTTTTATAA